The proteins below are encoded in one region of Tamandua tetradactyla isolate mTamTet1 chromosome 9, mTamTet1.pri, whole genome shotgun sequence:
- the RPLP2 gene encoding large ribosomal subunit protein P2 isoform X1: MRYVASYLLAALGGNSSPSAKDIKKILDSVGIEADDDRLNKVISELNGKNIEDVIAQGIGKLASVPAGGAVAVSAAPGSAAPAAGSAPVAAEEKKDEKKEESEESDDDMGFGLFD; the protein is encoded by the exons ATGCGCTACGTCGCCTCCTATCTGCTGGCCGCTCTCGGGGGTAATTCCTCCCCCAGCGCCAAGGACATCAAGAAGATTCTGGACAGCGTGGGCATCGAGGCGGACGACGACCGGCTCAACAAG GTCATTTCTGAGTTGAACGGAAAAAACATCGAAGACGTCATTGCCcagg GCATCGGCAAGCTGGCCAGTGTACCTGCTGGGGGGGCTGTGGCTGTCTCTGCCGCCCCAGGCTCTGCGGCTCCTGCTGCCGGCTCGGCCCCCGTTGCAG cagaggagaagaaagatgagaagaaggaggagtcTGAAGAGTCAGATGACGACATGGGATTTGGCTTGTTTGATTAA
- the RPLP2 gene encoding large ribosomal subunit protein P2 isoform X2, whose protein sequence is MRYVASYLLAALGGNSSPSAKDIKKILDSVGIEADDDRLNKVISELNGKNIEDVIAQGIGKLASVPAGGAVAVSAAPGSAAPAAGSAPVAEEKKDEKKEESEESDDDMGFGLFD, encoded by the exons ATGCGCTACGTCGCCTCCTATCTGCTGGCCGCTCTCGGGGGTAATTCCTCCCCCAGCGCCAAGGACATCAAGAAGATTCTGGACAGCGTGGGCATCGAGGCGGACGACGACCGGCTCAACAAG GTCATTTCTGAGTTGAACGGAAAAAACATCGAAGACGTCATTGCCcagg GCATCGGCAAGCTGGCCAGTGTACCTGCTGGGGGGGCTGTGGCTGTCTCTGCCGCCCCAGGCTCTGCGGCTCCTGCTGCCGGCTCGGCCCCCGTTGCAG aggagaagaaagatgagaagaaggaggagtcTGAAGAGTCAGATGACGACATGGGATTTGGCTTGTTTGATTAA